CCGGGTACAGGGTATAAGTCTGAGTAGGAATTTCGGTCATCAGACTGCATTGTTTGCAGGATTGTCCTATGCCAGAGGTACTGTGGTCATCACCATGGATGGTGACATGCAACATCCCCCCGAGGTGATACCACACCTGCTTGAAGAACACGAGAATGGCTACGCCATCGTGAATACCAAGAGGATAGATTCTACCAAGACCGGAGTCATGAAACGACTCACCTCCAAGTGGTATTATACCCTTATCAATGCCCTATCAGACGTACCCATAGAGCCGGCCTCGGCCGATTTCAGATTGATGACCCGAGAGGCGGTGAATGCCTTGATCGCCATGCCCGAGCGCAAAAGATTCACCAGAGGCTTGGTCAGTTGGATGGGATTCGACCAGAGCATTGTGGAATTCGAAGTAGGTGAACGATTCAGCGGCAAGACCAAATACACCTTCTGGAAGATGCTGCGTTTCGGGCTGGACGGTGTGACCTCATTCTCCGTAAAACCTTTACGTATCTCCTTCTACGTGGGGCTCATCATCAGCAGCCTTTCCATTGCGTATGGGATCTATGCGGTGGTCATATTTGCTCTGGGTAGAGCGGTGCCAGGATGGACCTCCATTCTGGTCTCAGTGCTCTTCATTGGAGGATTCACCTTGTTGAGTCTAGGGGTGATCGGAGAATATATCGCGCGTATCTATAATGAAGTGCGCAGGAGACCGATGTTCTTCATCAAAGACAGAACCGAACAAATGATCAGAAATGGGGCGGGAGAAACACCTTAAGCGGAAAGCTGCGAAGAAAAAGAAGAAGTCTGAGGCGCTATCAGCATTCCAGTCCAGACCACTTTGGCTCATCCTACCGCTGATAGCTACTCTCATTGCCTTTCAAGGCATCTATGACAACGAGTACATCAACTACGATGACGATGTATATGTGACAGAGAATGTACCCCTACGCACTATGGATGTGGAAACCCTATTCAGCGAGGAGTACATGAATCAGTATTCTCCCTTGGCCATGACCCTGATGGGACAGGTATTCCGTATCTCGGATGGGGACCCGACTGCTGTCCGCACCTACAGTGTGCTGATACATGTGCTTTGTGTGCTCATGGTCTTCGTAGTATTCAGACAACTGTTCAGAGATGATTATGCGGCTGCGGCTCTCGCGCTACTATTCGGGGTCCATCCCATGCAGGTGGAATCGGTGGCATGGTTGGCCGCTTCGATGAAGATCGGTAGCTATACGCTCTTCTTCCTGGTTTCCATGTGGGCCTATATCCGCTTCAAACAGACCGGCAAGAGCAAGTTCTACGTGCTCACTTTCATCGCTTTTCTGGCCAGTTGTCTATGCAAAGAACAAGCAGTGGTTCTACCCGTGGTGCTTGTGGCTCTGGACTATCTCCAAGGGCAATCGCTATTCGAGAAGAAGACATGGTTCAATAAACTACCCCTGCTTTTGATATCGGTGATATTCGGGGTGGTCACCTTGCAGGCATCGGGAGGTGATGAACTCGCCCAGAAGATCTACGAGTTCTCATTCGCTGACCGGGTGGTGTTCGCATCTTACAGCATAGGTATGTATGTGGTGAAGCTCTTTGTCCCGATCGACCTTTCCTTCTTCTATACCTATCCCGTCAAAGGAGAGGTTCCAGCATACTTCTATCTCTTCCCTTTCTTGGTCATCGGTCTATTATTCGGGCTATGGAAGGCCTACCTTAGAGAGAAACGCTGGTTGGTCTTCGGCATCCTCTTTTTCTTGGTCAATGTGGCCTTGACCACCATGACTGCCATCATGTCCGTGAGAGATGTGATCATGGCCGATCGCTATGTGTATCTGGCTGCTCTCGGGGTCTTCTTCTGTTTCATACAGTTCACGTTGAACCGCGCAGAAAAACAATCATGGCTGAAATATCTCCCGCTCATACTGGCTGTGCCTTTTCTCATGTCCAGTATCTCGCGTGTCGAGAGTTTCCAAGATAGCGTGACCGTTTTCAGTGATGTGATCGAAAAAGGTCAGTACGAAGACCGTCTCAACCCCTATCTGGCCTTACCGTACAATAACCGCGGAATTGCCTATAAACGGGCAGGTCAACGTGATATCGCATTGAAGGATTACGAGCAGGCCATTGCCAGTAATCCGAGCTACCCCAATGCGCATCTTAATAAGGGCAACCTCTATTTCGATGCGGGCCAGGATGAAGAGGCACTCGCTGCATATGATAAGGTGCTATCCCTTCAATCAGACAATGCCAAAGCCCTTTCAGCCCGAGGGGCCATCTACGCCAAGAAGAAACAGTACGACAAGGCTATAGAGGATCTATCCAAGGCCATTAAGATCGACAGGTACTTTTTGGACGCCTATTCCAATCGTGCTTTGACCTATCTGGATATGCTTCAACTGGACAAGGCCATAGCGGATGTCAGTACGATCATCGGTTTTGCTCCCGATAGGGATGATATGTATGAGTTCAGGGGCTACCTCTATTCCCAGCAGAGCAGCTATAAGCAGGCCCATGCTGATTTCTCACAGGCCATTCGTTTGAATCCTCAGAAGAGCAACTACTATTACAATCGGGCCATTGCCAATCGCGGTCTGGGAGACAAAGCAGCCGCCAGACAGGATGCGGACAAAGCCCGCTCATTGGGCTATACCGTACCCCAGGAATTCTACGATTCGATCAGATAAGCTACAATAACCGGCAACGTCCTTGGTCAGGATGAAGTAAGACCGTAACATTGCCGTCCGATTGGATGACCACCACATTGACGACATTGGAAAATAGAGTAGAACGGGCCATTCGCAATGTGCCTGACTTCCCCAAGCCGGGTATCATGTTCAAGGACATTACACCGGTCTTGGAAGACCCTCGACTATGTCATGATGTGGTCGAAGAACTGGCAGATAGATGTCGATCTATGAAGGTAGAGGCCATTGCCGGGGTAGAAAGCAGGGGATTCCTCTTCGGAATGCCCCTGGCGATACGTTTGGGAGTTCCTTTCATTACCGTACGTAAGAAAGGAAAGCTCCCGTACCACACGGTTTCCTACAGCTATGACCTGGAATACGGGAGTGCGGAGATAGAGATGCACCAGGGCTCAGTGACCAAGGGTATGCGTGTGATGATCCATGATGATCTCCTTGCAACAGGAGGTACGGCAGCTGCTACCGCTGAACTCATCTTGCAGGAGGGTGGACACGTGGCCGGATTCACATTCTTGGTAGAATTGGCTTTCTTAGAAGGGACCAAAAGGTTGGAGCCGTACACATCGGAAATCGAGAATATAGTGTCTTACGCTTAAGCGCATTGAACAATGAAATTTGAACAGAACGAGAATCAACGCATGATCTCACAGATGGTGAGGGACTTTGCAGATAAGGAGATAAGACCACGTCTCATGGAATGGGATGAATCCCAAGAATTCCCAGTAGAGGTCATGAAGAAGTTGGGTGGTCTGGGACTTCTTGGAGTTCTGGTTCCTGAAGAATACGGAGGTGCAGGCTTCGGATACCTGGAATACATCACTGCCATCACTGAAGTGGCCAAGGTCTGTGGATCTATAGGTCTATCGGTTGCTGCGCATAATTCACTCTGCACGGGCCACATCATGACCTTCGGTAATGAGGAGCAGAAACAGAAGTGGCTCACCAAACTCTCGACAGGAGAATGGATCGGAGCATGGGCTTTGACCGAACCCAATACGGGCTCGGATGCCATGCGCATGAAATGCACCGCCAAGAAAGAAGGCGATGAATGGGTGCTCAACGGGACCAAATGCTGGATCACTCACGGGATTTCTTCAGATGTGATCGTGGCCATCGTGCGCACCGGTGAGCTCCTGGATTCACACGGTATGACGGCTTTCGTCATAGAGCGCGGTACTCCGGGTCTCAAAGCCGGTAAGAAAGAAGATAAATTAGGGATGCGCAGCTCTGAGACCGCAGAGGTCATCTTCGAGGACTGCCGTATACCTGAAGAGAATGTGTTGGGCAATGTCGGGGATGGATTCATTCAGGCCATGAAGATCCTGGATGGAGGACGTATCTCTATTGCCGCCCTTTCCCTCGGGATTGCTAAAGGGGCCTATGAAGCTTCGCGAGCTTATGCGAAGGAGAGAGAGCAGTTCGGTAGACCCATTGCTGAATTTCAAGGGATAGGTTTCAAATTGGCCGATATGGCCACTCAGATAGAAGCAGCGGAATTACTCACATTCCAGGCGGGTGACATGAAGAACCGAGGAGTCAAGATGACCAAGGAGTCTGCCATGGCCAAATACTATGCATCCGAGGTGGCAGTGAGAGTATCTACTGATGCTGTCCAAGTCTTTGGAGGTTACGGATACACCAAGGAGTTTCCCGTAGAGAAATTCTATCGGGATTCGAAATTGTGCACCATAGGAGAGGGGACTTCAGAGATTCAGAAATTGGTGATTTCAAGACAGATCCTCTCCTGATTTGTCATTTGAGAGAAAAGATATAAATTTGCAGCCCATTAATTGAAAGAGACGACATGCTTGTCATTCCAGTAAAAGAAGGAGAGAACATCGAAAGAGCTCTCAAGCGTTACAAGAAGAAATTCGATCGTACCGGAGTTATCCGTGAACTCCGTAGAAGACAATTCTATACCAAGGACTCAGTTGTCCGTAGGGAAGAGATGAAGAAAGCCGCTTACATCAATGAGAAGCGCCTGAATGAAGAGTGATCTTCTGAAAAGAATTATGCTCATGAGGCGAATGGATCGATCCATTCGCCTTTTTTGTTGATGTGCAGTCAGAATTCCTGCTATACCTTTCCGTAGAGAAACACTACTCTGAGCATACCGTGGCGGCATATGCCAAGGACCTCGAGCAATTCCAGGAACACCTTCATTCTTACGGTCCAGAACTGGATATCACTTCTGCCGAAGCACAATGGGTGCGTAATTGGGTGGTCGACCTGATGGATAAGGGCTTATCGGTACGTACCGTGCAGCGCAAGATCTCCACTCTGAGGAGTTTTTATCGCTACTTGAAACGCAATGGATACCGAGTAGATAATCCGGTAGCCACCTTGCATACTCCCAAAGCCCCTTCTCGCTTGCCTCAGTTCGTTGAACAGGAAGGCATGCGTTCCTTATTCTGGGATGCCGATCTGTTTCCTGATGACTTCAGTGGACTCAGAGACCGCTGCTTGATGTTGCTTCTGTATAGCACAGGGATTCGCCTATCAGAACTCATAGGTATCCAAGAGGCAGATTTCAGCCAAGATGAGATCAAGGTCATCGGCAAGCGGAACAAGGAGCGTCTCGTGCCTATCGCCCGTGAGCTGAAAAAGACCATGGAGGACTATTTGGAGGCCAAACACAGTACAATCGGAGCGACCGACCACCTATTGGTACTCGATAATGGTCAGAAACTCTATCCAAAATTTGTCTACAGACGGGTAAATCAATATCTTGGTAGTGTGACTACTTTGAGCAAGAAGAGTCCACACGTTCTTAGACATACGTTTGCTACACATATGCTGGAGAACGGAGCAGAATTGCAGTCCATCAAGGAGATTCTTGGTCATGCAAATCTTGCCGCGACTCAAGTCTATACCCATAACAGTATAGATCGCTTGAAGAAGATCCACACTAAATCGCATCCAAGAGGATGACTCGTACGTTTAACCACATAAACGAATAGAATATGCAAGTAGAAGTAAGATCCGTTCATTTCACGGCCGATATCAAGTTGATCGACTTCATCAAAGGAAAGTTGAAGAAGTTGGAGCAATTCCAAGACAACATCATCGACAGTGAGGTTTTTCTGAAACTGGATAATACCAACACACTGACCAATAAGATCACAGAGATAAAACTCAATATTCCCGGAAAGGATCTCTTTGCCAAGAAGCAGGCAAAGACCTTCGAAGAAGCAACGGACGAGGCAGTAGATGCCTTGCGTAGACAATTATTGAAGCGTAAAGGCAAGCTGAAAACTGCCTGACTTCAGATCAAAAGAACATATAGTTCCTATAGAAAGGACCCGGTCATCAAGGCCGGGTCCTTTTCAATTCAGACACTCTCCATTTCCGATACGAACGATCCGTTGAGTAAAAATCGTAGTGACTATTTGGACTTC
Above is a genomic segment from Flavobacteriales bacterium containing:
- a CDS encoding adenine phosphoribosyltransferase, with the protein product MTTTLTTLENRVERAIRNVPDFPKPGIMFKDITPVLEDPRLCHDVVEELADRCRSMKVEAIAGVESRGFLFGMPLAIRLGVPFITVRKKGKLPYHTVSYSYDLEYGSAEIEMHQGSVTKGMRVMIHDDLLATGGTAAATAELILQEGGHVAGFTFLVELAFLEGTKRLEPYTSEIENIVSYA
- a CDS encoding tetratricopeptide repeat protein, which codes for MGREKHLKRKAAKKKKKSEALSAFQSRPLWLILPLIATLIAFQGIYDNEYINYDDDVYVTENVPLRTMDVETLFSEEYMNQYSPLAMTLMGQVFRISDGDPTAVRTYSVLIHVLCVLMVFVVFRQLFRDDYAAAALALLFGVHPMQVESVAWLAASMKIGSYTLFFLVSMWAYIRFKQTGKSKFYVLTFIAFLASCLCKEQAVVLPVVLVALDYLQGQSLFEKKTWFNKLPLLLISVIFGVVTLQASGGDELAQKIYEFSFADRVVFASYSIGMYVVKLFVPIDLSFFYTYPVKGEVPAYFYLFPFLVIGLLFGLWKAYLREKRWLVFGILFFLVNVALTTMTAIMSVRDVIMADRYVYLAALGVFFCFIQFTLNRAEKQSWLKYLPLILAVPFLMSSISRVESFQDSVTVFSDVIEKGQYEDRLNPYLALPYNNRGIAYKRAGQRDIALKDYEQAIASNPSYPNAHLNKGNLYFDAGQDEEALAAYDKVLSLQSDNAKALSARGAIYAKKKQYDKAIEDLSKAIKIDRYFLDAYSNRALTYLDMLQLDKAIADVSTIIGFAPDRDDMYEFRGYLYSQQSSYKQAHADFSQAIRLNPQKSNYYYNRAIANRGLGDKAAARQDADKARSLGYTVPQEFYDSIR
- a CDS encoding glycosyltransferase family 2 protein; amino-acid sequence: MEPEISIVIPVYNEAGNIRPMYDALVEVLGSPERSFEMIFSDDGSSDGTFEMVASLHAEDTRVQGISLSRNFGHQTALFAGLSYARGTVVITMDGDMQHPPEVIPHLLEEHENGYAIVNTKRIDSTKTGVMKRLTSKWYYTLINALSDVPIEPASADFRLMTREAVNALIAMPERKRFTRGLVSWMGFDQSIVEFEVGERFSGKTKYTFWKMLRFGLDGVTSFSVKPLRISFYVGLIISSLSIAYGIYAVVIFALGRAVPGWTSILVSVLFIGGFTLLSLGVIGEYIARIYNEVRRRPMFFIKDRTEQMIRNGAGETP
- the raiA gene encoding ribosome-associated translation inhibitor RaiA, translated to MQVEVRSVHFTADIKLIDFIKGKLKKLEQFQDNIIDSEVFLKLDNTNTLTNKITEIKLNIPGKDLFAKKQAKTFEEATDEAVDALRRQLLKRKGKLKTA
- a CDS encoding acyl-CoA dehydrogenase, translated to MKFEQNENQRMISQMVRDFADKEIRPRLMEWDESQEFPVEVMKKLGGLGLLGVLVPEEYGGAGFGYLEYITAITEVAKVCGSIGLSVAAHNSLCTGHIMTFGNEEQKQKWLTKLSTGEWIGAWALTEPNTGSDAMRMKCTAKKEGDEWVLNGTKCWITHGISSDVIVAIVRTGELLDSHGMTAFVIERGTPGLKAGKKEDKLGMRSSETAEVIFEDCRIPEENVLGNVGDGFIQAMKILDGGRISIAALSLGIAKGAYEASRAYAKEREQFGRPIAEFQGIGFKLADMATQIEAAELLTFQAGDMKNRGVKMTKESAMAKYYASEVAVRVSTDAVQVFGGYGYTKEFPVEKFYRDSKLCTIGEGTSEIQKLVISRQILS
- a CDS encoding 30S ribosomal protein S21; protein product: MLVIPVKEGENIERALKRYKKKFDRTGVIRELRRRQFYTKDSVVRREEMKKAAYINEKRLNEE
- a CDS encoding tyrosine-type recombinase/integrase, which produces MQSEFLLYLSVEKHYSEHTVAAYAKDLEQFQEHLHSYGPELDITSAEAQWVRNWVVDLMDKGLSVRTVQRKISTLRSFYRYLKRNGYRVDNPVATLHTPKAPSRLPQFVEQEGMRSLFWDADLFPDDFSGLRDRCLMLLLYSTGIRLSELIGIQEADFSQDEIKVIGKRNKERLVPIARELKKTMEDYLEAKHSTIGATDHLLVLDNGQKLYPKFVYRRVNQYLGSVTTLSKKSPHVLRHTFATHMLENGAELQSIKEILGHANLAATQVYTHNSIDRLKKIHTKSHPRG